One Maribacter cobaltidurans genomic window carries:
- a CDS encoding DUF983 domain-containing protein, with amino-acid sequence MFGKGSKLYSILFLKCPRCHEGEFLEAHPYKLSNFNKVKQHCPKCNLKYSIEPSFYYGSMYVSYGVGVAVAIAVFVLTLIFGLDLSILEVFGSIVVVLVLAMPWIAAVSKSIWANFFFSYDKEIAEKVK; translated from the coding sequence ATGTTCGGTAAAGGTTCTAAATTGTACAGTATTCTATTTTTAAAATGTCCAAGATGTCACGAGGGTGAATTCTTGGAAGCCCACCCTTATAAATTAAGTAACTTTAACAAGGTAAAGCAGCATTGCCCAAAATGTAATCTCAAATACAGTATTGAGCCCAGTTTCTATTACGGTAGCATGTACGTGTCTTATGGTGTTGGCGTTGCTGTAGCAATAGCGGTTTTTGTTCTGACTTTAATTTTTGGGTTGGATTTAAGTATATTAGAGGTATTTGGTTCAATAGTGGTTGTTTTGGTATTGGCAATGCCTTGGATTGCTGCCGTATCCAAATCGATATGGGCCAATTTCTTCTTTAGTTATGATAAGGAAATCGCTGAAAAGGTAAAATAA
- a CDS encoding MBL fold metallo-hydrolase, whose product MKVEQIYTGCLAQGAYYIESKGEVAIIDPLREVQPYMDRAKSDNAKIKYIFETHFHADFVSGHVTLAKETGAPIVFGPNANPNFDAIIAEDNQEFKLGEVTIKVLHTPGHTMESTTYLLKDKDGKDHAIFSGDTLFLGDVGRPDLAQKMGVLTEKDLAGYLYDSLREKIMPLSDDVIVYPAHGAGSACGKNMMKETVDTLGNQKKMNYALRADMTKEEFIEEVTDGLLPPPQYFPLNVQLNKEGYEDIAQVLERGTRALSPQAFEAAANETGAVVLDVRNAADFAKGHIPRSIFIGLDGSFAPWVGALIADVQQPILLVAPKGMEEEAITRLSRVGFDNTLGYLEGGFEAWKKAAMEYDTVSQVDADELKTAMENEEVNVFDVRKNSEYLSEHVLEAKNTPLDYLNEHLTEFPNKETFFVHCAGGYRSMIAASILKSRGIHNLIDVKGGFKAINEAGIPVSDYVCPTTL is encoded by the coding sequence ATGAAAGTTGAGCAAATTTATACCGGTTGTCTGGCACAAGGCGCATATTACATTGAAAGTAAGGGAGAGGTAGCTATAATCGATCCACTTAGGGAAGTACAACCCTATATGGATAGGGCGAAATCCGATAATGCAAAAATCAAATATATTTTTGAAACACATTTTCATGCCGATTTTGTGAGCGGTCACGTCACATTGGCAAAGGAAACAGGAGCCCCAATTGTTTTTGGTCCAAACGCTAACCCAAACTTTGATGCCATCATTGCAGAGGATAACCAGGAATTTAAACTTGGCGAAGTCACGATAAAGGTACTACATACCCCAGGCCATACTATGGAAAGTACTACCTACCTCTTAAAGGACAAAGACGGAAAAGACCATGCCATATTCAGTGGCGACACCTTGTTTCTAGGTGATGTGGGCAGACCAGATTTGGCTCAAAAAATGGGAGTACTAACCGAAAAGGATTTGGCAGGTTATCTCTATGATAGTCTAAGGGAAAAGATAATGCCACTTTCTGATGATGTTATAGTGTACCCCGCCCATGGTGCGGGTTCTGCCTGTGGTAAAAATATGATGAAGGAAACTGTTGATACCTTGGGCAACCAAAAAAAAATGAATTATGCCCTAAGGGCCGATATGACCAAGGAAGAATTTATCGAGGAAGTAACGGATGGTTTGCTACCCCCTCCCCAATATTTTCCTTTGAATGTACAATTGAACAAGGAAGGATATGAAGATATAGCACAAGTACTTGAAAGAGGAACACGGGCATTGTCCCCACAAGCCTTTGAAGCCGCAGCGAACGAAACAGGTGCTGTCGTTCTGGATGTTAGGAATGCTGCCGATTTTGCAAAAGGGCATATTCCAAGGTCTATTTTCATTGGTCTTGATGGAAGTTTTGCGCCGTGGGTAGGTGCCTTAATTGCCGACGTACAGCAGCCCATATTGTTGGTGGCGCCAAAAGGCATGGAAGAAGAAGCCATAACCCGTCTTTCACGAGTCGGTTTTGATAATACCCTTGGATATTTGGAAGGTGGTTTCGAAGCATGGAAAAAGGCTGCTATGGAATATGATACCGTAAGTCAAGTTGATGCGGATGAATTGAAAACAGCCATGGAAAATGAGGAAGTAAACGTATTCGATGTTCGAAAGAATAGTGAATATCTATCGGAGCATGTTTTGGAAGCCAAAAACACACCTTTGGATTATTTGAACGAACATTTAACAGAGTTTCCAAATAAGGAAACCTTCTTTGTGCATTGTGCCGGGGGCTACAGAAGCATGATTGCGGCTTCCATCTTGAAAAGCAGGGGAATTCATAACCTCATTGATGTTAAGGGAGGTTTTAAGGCCATAAACGAAGCTGGTATTCCCGTTTCGGATTATGTATGCCCTACTACCCTTTAA
- a CDS encoding sulfite exporter TauE/SafE family protein yields MEFLHILGYVSALIIGISLGLIGGGGSILAVPVLAYLFSVNEKVATAYSLFIVGASALVGGWKQHLKGFVDWKTAVVFGIPAIIGVTLVRHYLVPVLPDVLFHIGTFEFTRRMGMFGLFAILMFPAAYSMLKTKKEILKEGKREVKYNYPLILAEGLLVGAITGLIGAGGGFLIIPALVILANVEMKVAVGTSLIIIAIKSLMGFFLGDAITMEINWQFLLVFTGLSFLGIFIGSYISNYIDGNKLKKGFGYFILVMAVFIFYMEFFIPH; encoded by the coding sequence ATGGAATTTCTTCATATCCTAGGTTATGTAAGTGCATTGATAATTGGAATATCCTTAGGCTTAATTGGCGGTGGCGGATCTATTCTTGCCGTACCTGTTTTGGCCTATTTGTTTTCAGTTAATGAAAAAGTGGCCACTGCTTACTCACTGTTCATTGTTGGTGCGAGTGCTTTGGTCGGGGGTTGGAAACAACACTTAAAGGGCTTCGTCGATTGGAAAACCGCAGTTGTATTTGGAATTCCGGCCATAATAGGAGTTACCTTGGTAAGGCACTATCTTGTTCCAGTCCTCCCGGACGTGCTTTTCCATATAGGAACCTTTGAATTTACCCGTAGAATGGGAATGTTCGGTCTTTTTGCTATACTGATGTTTCCTGCAGCGTATTCCATGTTAAAGACTAAAAAAGAAATTTTAAAAGAAGGAAAAAGAGAAGTAAAATATAATTATCCCTTAATTCTTGCAGAAGGACTTCTAGTAGGTGCTATCACAGGTTTAATAGGTGCTGGCGGTGGATTTTTGATAATTCCTGCTTTGGTCATTTTGGCCAATGTGGAAATGAAGGTTGCGGTAGGCACATCACTTATTATCATTGCCATTAAATCCTTGATGGGCTTCTTTTTGGGGGATGCCATTACCATGGAAATCAATTGGCAGTTTCTTTTGGTGTTTACAGGACTTTCATTTTTGGGAATATTCATCGGAAGCTATATAAGCAACTATATTGATGGTAATAAATTGAAAAAGGGCTTTGGTTATTTTATATTGGTCATGGCAGTATTCATTTTTTACATGGAATTCTTCATACCTCATTAA
- a CDS encoding Crp/Fnr family transcriptional regulator — protein MIQELTESYGGIFEKELINEIAQVGTFKDVPEGHKLIEIGDYIKGMPLLISGAIKILREDNDGDELLLYYLEKGDTCSMTMACCMGDSKSEIRAITETDSKLIMVPIQKMEEWTAKYKSWRNFVFNSYHERLNELLNTLDSIAFDKMDARLVNYLKEKSRINKGNIINNTHQEIAYELHSSRVVISRLLKKLEQMGSIELHRNYIKILDL, from the coding sequence ATGATACAGGAGCTTACTGAAAGTTATGGTGGCATTTTTGAAAAAGAACTCATTAATGAAATTGCTCAGGTTGGCACATTTAAAGATGTTCCTGAAGGTCATAAACTCATTGAGATTGGCGACTACATTAAGGGTATGCCCCTTTTGATTTCGGGAGCCATAAAGATTCTAAGAGAAGATAATGATGGTGACGAATTGTTACTCTATTACTTGGAAAAAGGAGATACTTGCTCCATGACCATGGCCTGTTGCATGGGCGATTCAAAAAGTGAAATCCGAGCCATTACCGAAACCGATAGTAAACTTATTATGGTCCCCATACAAAAAATGGAAGAATGGACCGCGAAATATAAATCTTGGCGCAATTTCGTCTTCAATAGCTACCATGAACGATTGAACGAACTTTTAAATACTTTGGATAGTATTGCATTTGATAAAATGGACGCTCGTTTAGTCAATTATTTGAAAGAAAAATCAAGAATCAACAAAGGAAATATCATTAATAACACCCATCAAGAAATAGCCTATGAACTCCACAGTTCCAGGGTTGTAATTTCAAGACTTCTCAAAAAACTGGAACAGATGGGTTCCATTGAATTGCACCGTAATTATATTAAAATACTGGATTTGTAA
- a CDS encoding ATP-binding cassette domain-containing protein, with protein sequence MKNLHVDSVIKYYGKKRILNSIHLSCKKGEIVALVGKNGSGKSTLLKILFGVESASQKFIKIEGYIVRGNKNLKKHINYLPQENFLPLNIKIKTIIQLFLPKEKSDALFHNEYIVPLLQKQFQELSGGEKRILELLLILNSEKRYVLLDEPFNGVSPITKEYILKYLSKNRAKKGYIITDHDFENVFRIADKIVLLDCGNTIEIKDYRQLVNLGYLSETNYQQIMKGQS encoded by the coding sequence ATGAAAAATTTACACGTAGACAGCGTTATTAAATACTATGGAAAAAAAAGAATTCTAAATAGCATACATCTTTCGTGTAAAAAGGGTGAGATTGTAGCACTTGTAGGTAAAAATGGCTCGGGTAAATCCACATTGTTAAAAATTCTATTTGGAGTTGAATCCGCAAGCCAAAAATTTATTAAAATAGAAGGTTATATCGTCCGTGGCAATAAAAATTTAAAAAAGCATATTAATTATCTGCCCCAAGAAAATTTCCTGCCCCTCAATATCAAAATAAAGACCATTATCCAACTTTTTCTACCTAAAGAAAAAAGCGACGCTCTCTTTCACAACGAATATATAGTTCCTCTGCTTCAAAAGCAATTTCAGGAATTATCCGGTGGCGAAAAAAGAATATTGGAACTACTTCTTATCCTAAATTCTGAAAAGAGGTATGTTCTACTGGATGAACCTTTTAATGGAGTTTCTCCAATTACTAAGGAATATATATTGAAATATTTATCAAAAAACAGGGCCAAGAAAGGTTATATCATTACAGATCACGACTTTGAGAATGTTTTTAGAATTGCTGACAAAATTGTCTTGCTTGATTGTGGAAACACCATAGAAATTAAGGATTACAGACAATTAGTCAATCTTGGGTATCTATCAGAAACCAATTATCAGCAAATCATGAAAGGCCAATCATAA
- a CDS encoding DUF2200 domain-containing protein, with the protein MSGAKHRIYTMSFAGVYPHYITKAEKKGKTKEDVDTIIFWLTGYDKNSLERILKNKTNFERFFEEAPRFNPNASKITGVICGYRVEEIEDKLMQKVRYLDKLIDELAKGKSMEKILRK; encoded by the coding sequence ATGTCTGGAGCAAAACATCGAATCTATACTATGTCCTTTGCAGGCGTGTATCCCCACTATATTACCAAAGCTGAGAAAAAAGGAAAAACCAAGGAAGATGTAGATACCATTATTTTCTGGCTAACAGGCTACGATAAAAATTCCTTGGAGAGAATCCTTAAAAATAAAACCAATTTTGAACGCTTTTTTGAGGAAGCCCCAAGATTTAATCCAAATGCTTCCAAGATTACTGGAGTCATTTGTGGGTATCGTGTAGAGGAAATTGAGGACAAACTCATGCAAAAAGTTCGGTATTTGGACAAATTGATTGATGAACTGGCCAAGGGTAAATCGATGGAAAAAATTCTGAGGAAATAG
- a CDS encoding 3-keto-disaccharide hydrolase, protein MKIKPILTLLAIFTSILGFAQQPDWEALAKESKKTEVYEPVPQKVTPGDSSREAPSDAIILFGENNLEKWTYDKPNNPQTWKVDNGILTVNKKAGGLTTKDKYMDYQLHLEYRIPEDITGEGQSRGNSGIFLAYLGLDESGLFEDGYEIQILDNYNNETYVNGQVGSMYKQSIPLANAAKKPGEWQTYDIIWKAPRFMGDGSLLSPASVTALHNGVLVQNNYELKGITPWIGQPSYRKHGASPIRLQAHGDPSEPISFRNIWLREL, encoded by the coding sequence GTGAAAATTAAACCGATTTTAACTCTCTTAGCCATTTTTACATCCATTTTAGGGTTTGCCCAACAACCTGATTGGGAAGCCCTCGCAAAGGAATCAAAAAAAACAGAGGTATATGAACCTGTTCCCCAAAAAGTAACTCCCGGAGACTCTTCTAGGGAGGCACCTTCTGATGCCATCATACTTTTTGGTGAAAATAATTTAGAAAAATGGACGTACGACAAGCCAAACAATCCTCAGACTTGGAAAGTGGACAATGGCATACTAACCGTAAACAAAAAAGCGGGTGGTCTGACCACGAAAGATAAATATATGGACTACCAACTTCATTTGGAATATCGCATACCGGAAGATATTACAGGCGAGGGGCAAAGCAGGGGAAATAGCGGAATTTTCTTGGCCTATCTGGGTCTCGATGAAAGTGGACTCTTCGAGGACGGTTATGAAATACAGATATTAGACAACTATAATAATGAAACCTATGTAAACGGACAAGTGGGGTCTATGTACAAACAATCCATACCGCTGGCCAATGCCGCTAAAAAACCTGGCGAATGGCAAACCTATGATATCATTTGGAAAGCACCAAGATTCATGGGAGATGGCAGTTTACTTTCACCTGCGAGCGTAACTGCACTGCACAATGGAGTTTTGGTACAAAACAACTACGAATTAAAAGGAATCACCCCTTGGATAGGCCAACCAAGTTACAGAAAGCACGGTGCTTCCCCTATTCGTCTTCAGGCCCACGGAGACCCCAGCGAGCCCATAAGTTTTAGAAATATTTGGTTAAGGGAGTTATAA
- a CDS encoding MBL fold metallo-hydrolase, which produces MKVEQIYTGCLAHAAYYIESKGVAAVFDPLREVQPYLDRAKKDNAQIKYVFETHFHADFVSGHLDLKKKAGSKIVFGPGAKPAYEAITAEDGQIFEVGDYKVKVIHTPGHTMESTTYLLIDEHGKEHGIITGDTLFIGDVGRPDLAQHVVSELTEEKLAGHLYDSLRNKIMPLSDDLIVYPNHGAGSACGKMMSKETTDTLGHQKKVNYALRPDMTKEEFIKELLTGLTTPPGYFPKNVLMNIKGYESLDNIMDRATTPYSPDAFEAVANETGALVLDTRNAEDFAKGFIPNSINIGLEGSFAQWVGEMIPDIKQEILLVTYDGKEEEAITRLSRVGYDNTVGFLKGGFESWKDSGKEFETANRISAQDLEEAMNDEKPLIIDVRKKSEYDSEHLIGAINIPLNEINQHLAEFPKDSTFVLHCAGGYRSMIASSILKQRGWQDFADVKGGFEDLSKTSLPKSEYVCPSTML; this is translated from the coding sequence ATGAAAGTTGAACAGATTTATACAGGATGCCTAGCACATGCCGCATATTACATTGAAAGTAAAGGAGTTGCCGCCGTATTTGACCCCTTAAGGGAAGTACAGCCTTATTTGGACCGAGCCAAAAAGGACAACGCCCAAATTAAGTATGTTTTTGAAACACATTTTCATGCCGATTTCGTAAGCGGACACCTAGATTTAAAGAAAAAAGCGGGATCCAAAATAGTTTTTGGGCCTGGAGCCAAGCCTGCCTACGAAGCTATCACGGCCGAAGACGGACAAATATTTGAGGTCGGGGATTATAAGGTGAAAGTTATTCATACTCCGGGCCATACCATGGAAAGTACCACCTACCTTCTAATTGATGAACATGGCAAAGAGCATGGTATCATTACCGGTGACACCTTGTTTATCGGGGATGTTGGAAGACCGGATCTGGCACAGCACGTAGTTTCTGAATTGACCGAAGAAAAATTGGCCGGTCATCTTTATGATTCGCTCCGTAATAAAATTATGCCCTTAAGTGATGACCTCATAGTTTACCCCAACCATGGTGCAGGATCTGCATGTGGTAAAATGATGAGCAAGGAAACTACGGACACCTTAGGGCATCAAAAGAAGGTCAATTATGCGCTTAGGCCGGATATGACCAAGGAAGAATTCATAAAGGAGTTACTTACAGGGCTTACTACTCCCCCAGGATATTTCCCCAAGAACGTTTTAATGAATATAAAGGGGTATGAAAGTTTGGACAATATTATGGATAGGGCAACTACCCCCTACTCGCCGGATGCTTTTGAGGCTGTAGCCAATGAAACTGGGGCTTTGGTATTGGATACCAGAAATGCAGAGGATTTTGCAAAGGGCTTTATCCCAAACAGTATTAATATAGGCCTAGAAGGAAGTTTTGCCCAATGGGTAGGTGAAATGATACCGGATATTAAACAGGAAATTCTATTGGTGACCTATGATGGAAAGGAAGAAGAGGCCATCACCCGTTTATCACGTGTAGGTTATGACAATACCGTTGGGTTTTTAAAAGGAGGTTTTGAATCCTGGAAAGATTCCGGTAAGGAGTTTGAAACCGCCAATCGCATTTCCGCCCAAGACCTTGAGGAAGCTATGAATGATGAAAAACCCTTGATCATCGATGTTCGTAAAAAAAGTGAGTACGATTCCGAGCATCTTATCGGTGCCATTAACATTCCGCTTAATGAAATAAATCAACATTTGGCAGAATTTCCAAAAGACAGCACCTTTGTATTGCACTGTGCCGGCGGATATAGAAGTATGATAGCATCTTCCATACTAAAACAACGTGGATGGCAAGATTTTGCGGATGTCAAAGGTGGGTTTGAAGACCTATCCAAAACATCCCTGCCAAAATCGGAATATGTATGTCCGTCCACCATGTTATAA